A region of the Chryseobacterium gotjawalense genome:
GCTATTACTGGACTAAAATTTCACTGAATGGAAAACATCTGATTATTTACACGGCAGAAAAAGTGGAAGGTTTGATTAAAATAAATCTTTAGAAATAAAAAAAGCCAGGCCAATTCAGCGGTTGCGAATCAAGGCCTGACTTTTCTCAGTTCATTTTTATCTATTGAAAATAATTCTTAGCTTTGTTATTCAAAACGTAAGGAAATTTTTGGTTAATTCTCTTTCTGCCCCTAAGACGAAATTAGTACGATTCATTTGTACAACTAGTCTTCGAAACGGAACCCTGTCCAAATTTTTCCTTTTTTTACGCCTTTTTCACAAATTCAGATTTCAAGGCCATTGACCCAAATCCGTCGATTTTACAATCGATATTGTGATCGCTGCCTGGACGTAATCTAATGTTTTTCACTTTAGTGCCGGCTTTTACCGGTTTTGGGGCGCCTTTCACCGGTAAATCTTTGATCACCACTACCGAGTCCCCATTTTGTAATTCGTGTCCGTGGGCATCTAAAATCTTATCTTCATCTGCTGTCTCACCCGGCGTCCATTCGTAGAAACACTGTGAACAAACCATTTTGCCATCCTGCTCATAAGTGAATTCCGACTGGCACTTCGGACATACTATTGTATCGCTCATAATTATAATTTTTACAAAGATATTATTAAAATAAAGACATTACAAGTTGGCAGTGATTCCACAAATCCTGTTTCGTTATTCTGAAACTTTGAATACAGATTTCATTCATAAAACCGCTGACCGGCTGCTGATTTTGACCGCCAATCTTCAGCCTAAATTATTATCTTTGCTCCATGGATTTACAATATACCGTTCGCGAACCCGAAAACATCAATTCGAAAACACCTTTACTTATTTTACTTCACGGTTACGGAAGCAATGAACAGGACTTATTCAGCTTTGCGCCAACGCTGCCGGAAGACTGGCTGATTGTCAGTTTCAGAGCACCTTTCAATACCAATTACGAAGGTTATTCATGGTATGATATTGATTTAATGAATGAAGAAAACAGAATTGATGTTGCCCAAGCCAAACAATCAGAGCAGGCAATTTTGGAAAACATAATGAAAATCACCAATAAATATGGTTTAACCGAAAACCAAACCCATTTGTGCGGATTTTCCCAAGGCGGAATCCTGAGTTATGCATTGGCGCTAAATCATCCCGACTTATTCACAAAGGTTGCCTGCATGAGCTGTTATGCCGAAGAAAAACTGTTAACAAACATCGCAAAAGATAAAAAGAAAATTGAAAAATTAAGATTCTTCATTTCTCATGGCACTGATGATGCGATTATCCCGCTGGACTGGGGCCGCAAAGCCGCAGATTTATTATATGAACTGGGCGCCTATTTTTCGTTTCGGGAGTATATGAGCGGGCATGGCGTGAATCAGAAAAACTATATGGATCTGATGGATTTTTTCGGAAAATAATTTTTGAATATGAGAATTTTAAAACACCTAAAATTGTATTTTGTATTCTTTGCGGGTATGGGGATCCATTTGCAAAGTCAGGTTCTCATGAAAATCACTTCCGTGCCAAAGGAAACTCCCGATAATGCCAGGATCTTCATGGCCAATTCTCTGAATAACTGGACTCCCAATGATCCTGATTTTGAATTAAAAAAAGACAGCGACGGAAATTACATTTTACAAATCCCCGAAAATGAGGGCACTTTAGAATATAAATTTACACAGGGAAATTGGGAAACGGCGGAAGGCGATAGCAATGGAAACAACTCTGACAACAGAAAACTCACCTTCGGTAAAAACTCCCAGACCATTGAAAACAAAATACTTTCATGGGAACATGCCGCGACAAAAAAGAACACCGCGACCGATAATGTAAAAATTTTAAGCGAAAACTTCAGCATTCCACAGTTAAATACCAGTCGCAGAATCTGGATTTATTTCCCACCGGATTATTTCACCTCCACCAAAAAATATCCTGTCATTTATATGCAGGACGCACAGAATTTATTTAATGATGCCAATTCTTTTTCCGGTGAATGGAAGATTGATGAAACCTTAAATCAATTATTTGCGGAAGGACACAAGGCTGCTATTGTGGTGGGAATTGAAAACGGAGGCGCCGAAAGGCTGAATGAATATTCGCCCTGGAACAACGCCAAATACGGTGGCGGAAAAGGCGACGCCTACACCGAATTTCTGGCAAAAACACTGAAACCTTACATCGATAAAAGCTACCGGACTTTGCCACAGGCAAAAAACACAGCACTCATAGGAAGCTCGA
Encoded here:
- a CDS encoding zinc ribbon domain-containing protein YjdM — encoded protein: MSDTIVCPKCQSEFTYEQDGKMVCSQCFYEWTPGETADEDKILDAHGHELQNGDSVVVIKDLPVKGAPKPVKAGTKVKNIRLRPGSDHNIDCKIDGFGSMALKSEFVKKA
- a CDS encoding alpha/beta hydrolase, which gives rise to MDLQYTVREPENINSKTPLLILLHGYGSNEQDLFSFAPTLPEDWLIVSFRAPFNTNYEGYSWYDIDLMNEENRIDVAQAKQSEQAILENIMKITNKYGLTENQTHLCGFSQGGILSYALALNHPDLFTKVACMSCYAEEKLLTNIAKDKKKIEKLRFFISHGTDDAIIPLDWGRKAADLLYELGAYFSFREYMSGHGVNQKNYMDLMDFFGK
- a CDS encoding alpha/beta hydrolase is translated as MKITSVPKETPDNARIFMANSLNNWTPNDPDFELKKDSDGNYILQIPENEGTLEYKFTQGNWETAEGDSNGNNSDNRKLTFGKNSQTIENKILSWEHAATKKNTATDNVKILSENFSIPQLNTSRRIWIYFPPDYFTSTKKYPVIYMQDAQNLFNDANSFSGEWKIDETLNQLFAEGHKAAIVVGIENGGAERLNEYSPWNNAKYGGGKGDAYTEFLAKTLKPYIDKSYRTLPQAKNTALIGSSMGGLISFYAGLKYPEKFGKLGIFSPSFWFDFKALNLYVNKSAKNLKNTHFYFLSGTKESENMVSDIQTMIPVLIKKGVPAVHIKTKFDKDGTHSESYWSREFGAAYLWLFKN